From the genome of Biomphalaria glabrata chromosome 17, xgBioGlab47.1, whole genome shotgun sequence, one region includes:
- the LOC106055325 gene encoding uncharacterized protein LOC106055325 isoform X3: MDQRFVVCLIIGFILEVTPGVGATTSTYPPWRTSQSTNSWTARPAYVSTKSVTEGSSLYHIRTFVQAAYDSCTSCYSSYLDVTNKYTIFDACRAFEMFDGCTQAYCYTVSISDNMKDSRYICDQYFLRSHEVGVSMSSAMSYRAHWMISALIFMVTLVFRTL, encoded by the exons ATGGACCAGAGATTTGTTG tttgtcTAATCATTGGCTTTATTCTTG AAGTGACACCTGGCGTTGGTGCAACTACATCGACCTACCCACCATGGAGAACTAGTCAGTCCACTAACAGCTGGACAGCAAGACCTGCATATGTTTCAACGAAGTCGGTAACAGAAG GGTCGTCACTGTACCACATCAGGACATTTGTGCAAGCCGCCTATGACAGTTGTACCTCCTGTTACTCCAGTTACTTAGAtgtaacaaacaaatacacaattttTGATGCGTGTCG TGCATTTGAAATGTTTGATGGATGTACTCAGGCGTATTGCTACACGGTCAGCATTTCTGATAACATGAAAGACTCAAGATACATTTGTG ACCAATATTTTCTAAGGTCACACg AGGTTGGAGTATCAATGTCCAGTGCCATGTCATATCGAGCTCATTGGATGATCTCTGCTCTTATATTTATGGTCACTTTAGTGTTTAGAACTTTGtag
- the LOC106055314 gene encoding uncharacterized protein LOC106055314 isoform X1, whose product MDLKCVVSLICGLVLAVVMPCEGWTSTTFPTTSTRSTATPTTTTTRSTATPTTTTTRSTATPTTTTTRSTATPTTTTTRSTATPTTTTTRSTATPTTTTTRSTATPTTTTTRSTATPTTTTTRSTSTPRATTRTTATNTPASPLNQIKSLVDAAFKSCNQTCPYNYLTLMAADSIHETCGVLQTFINCLKPVCYPGSVSDSMKTASSICVPSTSTYTPWRNETTARYDTTKSVTEGSLVNHIKTIVEAAYKSCVTCYSSHLDVLNKDYIYDVCGAFDIFDGCIKAYCYYVTFSDNINDARANCDRIRQPYLDTGLSSAMSCRGHWRISALIFMVTLFFRTL is encoded by the exons ATGGACCTGAAATGTGTAG tttctCTGATCTGCGGATTGGTGCTGG CAGTCGTGATGCCTTGTGAAGGTTGGACTTCTACAACTTTCCCGACAACTTCCACTAGATCTACAGCTACCCCGACAACCACTACAACAAGATCTACAGCTACCCCAACAACCACTACAACAAGATCTACAGCTACCCCAACAACCACTACAACAAGATCTACAGCTACCCCAACAACCACTACAACAAGATCTACAGCTACCCCAACAACCACTACAACAAGATCTACAGCTACCCCAACAACCACTACAACAAGATCTACAGCTACCCCAACAACCACTACAACAAGATCTACAGCTACCCCAACAACCACTACAACAAGATCTACAAGTACCCCGAGAGCTACAACGAGAACTACTGCTACAAATACTCCAG ccTCGCCTTTAAACCAAATCAAGAGCTTAGTGGACGCTGCTTTTAAAAGTTGCAACCAAACTTGTCCCTATAATTATTTGACGCTAATGGCTGCAGATTCTATTCATGAAACATGTGG TGTCTTGCAAACGTTTATTAATTGTTTGAAGCCTGTATGTTATCCTGGTAGTGTTTCTGATAGCATGAAAACCGCTTCTTCCATTTGCG TTCCAAGTACATCAACTTACACACCATGGAGAAATGAGACCACAGCTAGATATGATACAACGAAATCGGTAACAGAAG gaTCATTAGTGAACCACATTAAGACAATTGTCGAAGCCGCCTATAAGAGCTGTGTTACCTGTTACTCCAGTCACTTGGATGTCCTAAACAAAGACTACATTTACGATGTGTGTGG TGCATTTGATATTTTTGATGGATGTATCAAGGCCTACTGCTACTATGTCACCTTTTCTGATAACATAAATGACGCAAGAGCCAATTGTG ACAGAATTAGACAACCTTACCtcg ACACTGGACTGTCCAGTGCTATGTCTTGTCGAGGTCATTGGAGGATTTCTGCTCTTATATTTATGGTCACTTTATTTTTTAGAACTTTATGA
- the LOC106055314 gene encoding uncharacterized protein LOC106055314 isoform X2 produces MDLKCVVSLICGLVLVVMPCEGWTSTTFPTTSTRSTATPTTTTTRSTATPTTTTTRSTATPTTTTTRSTATPTTTTTRSTATPTTTTTRSTATPTTTTTRSTATPTTTTTRSTATPTTTTTRSTSTPRATTRTTATNTPASPLNQIKSLVDAAFKSCNQTCPYNYLTLMAADSIHETCGVLQTFINCLKPVCYPGSVSDSMKTASSICVPSTSTYTPWRNETTARYDTTKSVTEGSLVNHIKTIVEAAYKSCVTCYSSHLDVLNKDYIYDVCGAFDIFDGCIKAYCYYVTFSDNINDARANCDRIRQPYLDTGLSSAMSCRGHWRISALIFMVTLFFRTL; encoded by the exons ATGGACCTGAAATGTGTAG tttctCTGATCTGCGGATTGGTGCTGG TCGTGATGCCTTGTGAAGGTTGGACTTCTACAACTTTCCCGACAACTTCCACTAGATCTACAGCTACCCCGACAACCACTACAACAAGATCTACAGCTACCCCAACAACCACTACAACAAGATCTACAGCTACCCCAACAACCACTACAACAAGATCTACAGCTACCCCAACAACCACTACAACAAGATCTACAGCTACCCCAACAACCACTACAACAAGATCTACAGCTACCCCAACAACCACTACAACAAGATCTACAGCTACCCCAACAACCACTACAACAAGATCTACAGCTACCCCAACAACCACTACAACAAGATCTACAAGTACCCCGAGAGCTACAACGAGAACTACTGCTACAAATACTCCAG ccTCGCCTTTAAACCAAATCAAGAGCTTAGTGGACGCTGCTTTTAAAAGTTGCAACCAAACTTGTCCCTATAATTATTTGACGCTAATGGCTGCAGATTCTATTCATGAAACATGTGG TGTCTTGCAAACGTTTATTAATTGTTTGAAGCCTGTATGTTATCCTGGTAGTGTTTCTGATAGCATGAAAACCGCTTCTTCCATTTGCG TTCCAAGTACATCAACTTACACACCATGGAGAAATGAGACCACAGCTAGATATGATACAACGAAATCGGTAACAGAAG gaTCATTAGTGAACCACATTAAGACAATTGTCGAAGCCGCCTATAAGAGCTGTGTTACCTGTTACTCCAGTCACTTGGATGTCCTAAACAAAGACTACATTTACGATGTGTGTGG TGCATTTGATATTTTTGATGGATGTATCAAGGCCTACTGCTACTATGTCACCTTTTCTGATAACATAAATGACGCAAGAGCCAATTGTG ACAGAATTAGACAACCTTACCtcg ACACTGGACTGTCCAGTGCTATGTCTTGTCGAGGTCATTGGAGGATTTCTGCTCTTATATTTATGGTCACTTTATTTTTTAGAACTTTATGA
- the LOC106055325 gene encoding uncharacterized protein LOC106055325 isoform X2 — MDQKFVVCLIIGFILEVTPGVGATTSTYPPWRTSQSTNSWTARPAYVSTKSVTEGSSLYHIRTFVQAAYDSCTSCYSSYLDVTNKYTIFDACRAFEMFDGCTQAYCYTVSISDNMKDSRYICDQYFLRSHEVGVSMSSAMSYRAHWMISALIFMVTLVFRTL, encoded by the exons tttgtcTAATCATTGGCTTTATTCTTG AAGTGACACCTGGCGTTGGTGCAACTACATCGACCTACCCACCATGGAGAACTAGTCAGTCCACTAACAGCTGGACAGCAAGACCTGCATATGTTTCAACGAAGTCGGTAACAGAAG GGTCGTCACTGTACCACATCAGGACATTTGTGCAAGCCGCCTATGACAGTTGTACCTCCTGTTACTCCAGTTACTTAGAtgtaacaaacaaatacacaattttTGATGCGTGTCG TGCATTTGAAATGTTTGATGGATGTACTCAGGCGTATTGCTACACGGTCAGCATTTCTGATAACATGAAAGACTCAAGATACATTTGTG ACCAATATTTTCTAAGGTCACACg AGGTTGGAGTATCAATGTCCAGTGCCATGTCATATCGAGCTCATTGGATGATCTCTGCTCTTATATTTATGGTCACTTTAGTGTTTAGAACTTTGtag